One Novosphingobium sp. EMRT-2 DNA segment encodes these proteins:
- a CDS encoding OPT family oligopeptide transporter, whose protein sequence is MSADESGKGPVRELTLRGVVLGAVLTVVFTAANVYLGLRIGLTFATSIPAAVISMAVLRLLSGATIQENNIVQTIASSAGTLSAIVFVLPGLVMIGWWTGFPYWESVAVIAVGGILGVMYSVPLRRALVTGSDLPYPEGVAAAEVLKVGAGVGGAEENRRGLAAVMRGALLAALYPLLAKLKLVAEEASTLIRVGAGGTAFGGGLSMALVGVGHLVGLAVGIAMLVGIVISFGVLLPVFTAGGPPAGTELADFISTVFRQRIRFVGAGTIGVAAIWTLLRVIGPIVRGVAGAIAASRVRQEAGYASLDITERDLPIGIVGGTILLSMVPIALLLADFAAGGPVAASLGIGLTAAVLYVLVAGIFIASVCGYMAGLIGASNSPISGVGILAALGISLILLALYGRGGDAEATKALVAFALFVTAIVFGVATISNDNLQDLKTGQLVGATPWRQQVALVLGVLFGALVIPPILDLLNGTFGFLGAPGAGENALAAPQAALISTIAQGVLGGSLDWNLVGLGAAIGVVALAVDGALRRSGRGALPPLAVGMGMYLPTQTTGMVVIGAILGHLYNRWAARQADPELAERMGVLTATGLIVGDGLFNIAYAAIVAATNDPDSLAIVHANPVAMPLGIAVFGGLVGYAYWRMRRDGAAR, encoded by the coding sequence ATGAGCGCAGACGAATCGGGCAAGGGACCGGTCCGGGAACTGACCTTGCGCGGCGTGGTGCTCGGCGCGGTGCTGACGGTCGTGTTCACGGCGGCCAACGTCTATCTGGGCCTGCGTATCGGGCTGACCTTCGCCACCTCGATCCCGGCGGCGGTGATCTCGATGGCGGTGCTGCGGCTGCTTTCAGGCGCGACGATCCAGGAAAACAACATCGTCCAGACGATCGCCAGTTCGGCAGGCACGCTTTCCGCCATTGTCTTCGTGCTGCCGGGCCTGGTCATGATCGGGTGGTGGACGGGCTTCCCCTATTGGGAATCCGTCGCGGTGATCGCGGTCGGCGGCATCCTGGGCGTGATGTATTCGGTGCCGCTGCGCCGCGCGCTGGTGACGGGATCGGACCTGCCTTATCCCGAAGGCGTGGCCGCGGCGGAAGTGCTCAAGGTCGGCGCGGGTGTTGGTGGCGCGGAAGAGAACCGCCGCGGACTGGCGGCGGTGATGCGCGGAGCGCTGCTGGCGGCGCTCTATCCACTGCTCGCCAAGCTCAAGCTGGTGGCGGAGGAAGCCTCGACCCTGATCCGCGTCGGCGCGGGCGGCACCGCGTTCGGCGGCGGTCTGTCGATGGCGCTGGTCGGTGTCGGCCATCTCGTCGGGCTGGCGGTGGGCATCGCCATGCTGGTGGGCATCGTCATCAGCTTCGGCGTGCTGCTGCCGGTGTTCACCGCAGGCGGCCCGCCCGCGGGAACCGAACTCGCCGATTTCATCTCCACCGTGTTCCGCCAGCGCATCCGCTTCGTCGGCGCGGGAACCATCGGCGTTGCCGCGATCTGGACGTTGCTGCGCGTGATCGGCCCGATCGTGCGCGGCGTGGCCGGAGCTATCGCCGCCAGCCGGGTGCGCCAGGAGGCCGGCTACGCCTCGCTGGACATCACAGAGCGCGACCTGCCGATCGGCATTGTCGGCGGCACAATCCTCCTGTCGATGGTGCCGATCGCGCTGCTGCTGGCGGATTTTGCCGCCGGTGGCCCGGTTGCCGCATCGCTGGGGATCGGGCTGACGGCCGCCGTGCTCTATGTGCTGGTGGCGGGCATCTTCATCGCTTCGGTCTGCGGTTACATGGCCGGGCTGATCGGCGCGTCGAACAGCCCGATCTCGGGCGTGGGCATCCTGGCCGCGCTGGGCATCTCGTTGATTCTGCTGGCGCTCTACGGTCGGGGCGGGGATGCGGAAGCGACCAAGGCGCTGGTCGCCTTCGCGCTGTTCGTCACCGCGATCGTGTTCGGCGTGGCCACGATTTCCAACGACAACCTGCAGGATCTCAAGACCGGCCAGCTTGTCGGGGCGACGCCATGGCGTCAGCAAGTCGCGCTCGTGCTGGGCGTGCTGTTCGGCGCGCTGGTGATCCCGCCCATCCTTGATCTGCTCAACGGCACCTTCGGGTTCCTTGGCGCGCCGGGGGCGGGCGAAAACGCGCTGGCGGCGCCGCAGGCCGCGCTGATCTCCACCATCGCGCAAGGCGTGCTGGGCGGCAGCCTCGATTGGAACCTCGTGGGTCTGGGGGCGGCGATCGGCGTGGTGGCGCTGGCGGTCGATGGCGCGCTGCGCCGCTCGGGCCGTGGCGCCTTACCGCCGCTCGCGGTCGGCATGGGCATGTACCTGCCCACGCAGACCACCGGGATGGTCGTGATCGGCGCGATCCTGGGCCATCTCTACAACCGCTGGGCCGCGCGGCAGGCCGATCCGGAACTGGCCGAACGCATGGGCGTGCTGACCGCCACCGGCCTGATCGTTGGCGATGGCCTGTTCAACATTGCCTATGCCGCGATCGTGGCTGCCACCAACGACCCCGATTCGCTGGCGATCGTTCACGCAAACCCCGTGGCCATGCCGCTGGGCATTGCGGTGTTTGGCGGGCTGGTGGGCTATGCCTACTGGCGGATGCGGCGCGATGGCGCCGCCCGCTGA
- the efp gene encoding elongation factor P produces MKISGVDIRPGNILEYEKGIWKVAKTQHTQPGKGGAFMQVEMKNLIDGRKTNVRFRSADTVERVRLDTKDFQFLYAEGDDLVFMDVETYDQITLPSDLLGDAAAFLQDGMTVLLEMYDERPISVQLPEQVEATIVEADAVVKGQTASSSYKPAILDNGVRVMVPPHIESGTRIVVDVYERSYVGKAG; encoded by the coding sequence ATGAAGATCAGCGGCGTGGACATCCGTCCGGGCAATATCCTGGAATACGAAAAGGGCATCTGGAAAGTTGCCAAGACCCAGCACACCCAGCCCGGCAAGGGCGGTGCCTTCATGCAGGTCGAGATGAAGAACCTCATCGACGGCCGCAAGACCAATGTCCGCTTCCGCAGCGCCGACACGGTCGAGCGCGTCCGCCTCGATACCAAGGACTTCCAGTTCCTCTATGCCGAAGGCGATGACCTGGTGTTCATGGACGTGGAAACCTACGACCAGATCACCCTGCCCAGCGATCTTCTCGGCGATGCCGCCGCGTTCCTGCAGGACGGCATGACCGTGCTGCTCGAAATGTACGACGAACGCCCGATCTCGGTGCAGCTGCCCGAACAGGTCGAAGCCACCATCGTCGAAGCCGACGCCGTGGTGAAGGGCCAGACCGCCTCTTCGAGCTACAAGCCCGCGATCCTCGACAACGGGGTGCGCGTGATGGTGCCGCCGCACATCGAAAGCGGCACGCGCATCGTCGTGGACGTGTACGAACGCTCCTACGTCGGCAAGGCGGGCTGA